The genome window TGGTTTCGCCATTGTTATCACGGTATGGACTGCTGATAACGGAGAAGCCGCTGCCTGCTTGCCATTGGAAATCGGCTTCGTCTGGCTTGGCTGTCGCCAAAATATCTTTGCCTATCACAGGGTGATTAATATAGTCGTTGGGATTTTTTTTGCTATCTTCGGCAGCAAAGTTTGAAATATCTACGATTGTTAACTCTTCTTCTTTCTCTGATATTTTTTTAATAATGTATTGAAAACCCCCTACACTACGTTTTTTCGTACCCAAGTCTTCAAATGACCATTTGCAATCAAAAACAATTAAATCATCTTTACTATTTTGTGATTTTTCAAAACTTTCAAATTCTGGTTTATAGCTAGAATAAGCATTTGGTGCAGCTGCTTTACAAGCTCTCTCTGCTGCTTCTATTGCTTGTGATTCTGTTACAAAATATTTACTAATCACATTTGCTTTGTTTAAATTATCACCATGAGAATACGCATGATATTTCACTTTGCGCTTATATTTGCCATCTTTGTCTTTCTCAAAGCCCGCTTGCTCGGCTTGGGAGCAGATGCCAGATGGCAAAGCATTCATTAATCCAGCATAGTTAAGCATACAAATAGGAACACCCCCACCAATTACAGTACCGCCAACAGTAGCGGCACATCTCGCATTTGTAATACATTTGGTAACGAGTGGCGGAATCACATTCCTTAACACAATCGCCCCCACCCGAACCACTATCCCAGCTAGAGCAGGAAGAAATACTGGTTGAGCAGTAAATTGTTGTTGATTTGGGCGATAGACGGGGTAAACATAATTTCCAGCATAATAAGGATTAAAACTAGGGCTAGAATTAAAAGCAGCGTTTTCGTAGGCATAAAAATCACTTGCATGCTTGGTTTTGAAATCTAATCGCTTAGTGGTAAAGGTGGTACGGAATAAATCGGTT of Kingella oralis contains these proteins:
- a CDS encoding virulence factor TspB C-terminal domain-related protein, whose protein sequence is MKQLITLIALSFSILAINARAENIVQFTGGNYIYAENGRLTFNLNPSVIKNRNWQYNAQTDLFRTTFTTKRLDFKTKHASDFYAYENAAFNSSPSFNPYYAGNYVYPVYRPNQQQFTAQPVFLPALAGIVVRVGAIVLRNVIPPLVTKCITNARCAATVGGTVIGGGVPICMLNYAGLMNALPSGICSQAEQAGFEKDKDGKYKRKVKYHAYSHGDNLNKANVISKYFVTESQAIEAAERACKAAAPNAYSSYKPEFESFEKSQNSKDDLIVFDCKWSFEDLGTKKRSVGGFQYIIKKISEKEEELTIVDISNFAAEDSKKNPNDYINHPVIGKDILATAKPDEADFQWQAGSGFSVISSPYRDNNGETKQDVVNIGAPKPEPNPKAGGNAGNPTAGVSNVYNNVTVKNLPRPDKEDDSKPSENNSPNGNNSPLGSNNGSDDDKKGNGGNCEEHPNSVGCVPMGDIEDNGSNPFGDAIGKHEDKTTYSPDNFLPGDGSCPPPKQMVLMGRTYDFSYDLFCRYSGMIRALVIAVAFMTAGFIIFGKKNA